ACTCTGCCGTCTTTTTTTCTTCTTCTGACTCGCTTCCATTCTTAATAATTTAGTATTGTATCCACAGAATTCAAAGTTATTAATTAAGATGTAGTCCCTAAAATGTATATAATTTCTGCCACAGTGTAGCAATCATATTTTTATCATGATCTGTAAGTTGTCCTAACCGACGTGTAATATTGTTCTTTTCTAAACAAGCAATCTTTGCTAGCCGTACCCAAGACTCTCGTAACAATTCAGTGCTTGGCCAATCTCTCAATTTGTAGTCGCCTTGAGCATATCGTTCTTTTGTGGTTATAGGAGCTAAAATGATATCTGCATCACCTATGTCCAAAATTACGAGAGCAGATCGTCTTTTCCTATAACCATTACTTGATTGTGGGAAATCTATTAATACAACTTCTCCAAATTTATAATTCATCATAGATTGCATCCTGATCATCGTAGGCTTCTAAAAAGTGTTTTCTTGTTGCTTCTTGCCATAAACGACTTTCTTCTCTCTCATCTGGAATAGAAACCTGAATATATTCTCTTCGATAAAGAGAAATTGGTTGTCTCAACTCTAAATGGGTTGAGTCCAAAATCTTTGCTTCAATAATCTGCATATTTTTTCCCTCCTTCGACTTTTTTCTGTTTTTATATTTCGACTAATCTCACGAGCAAGTGATTGACTAAAATAAGGAAATAAGTCACAGCCTGCCCTGAACTTGTTTCATATCTACATTGCTGGATTAGGCAAAAATTTCACCTCATAGGTGCGATTCTAATAATGCTCCCGCTCATTTTTTCTGTATCTCATATCAATTTTAGTAAGCGTTCAGGTGGTGTAACAAAAGGAGATGTGGAGATTAAGGAGATAGGGAGATATTATTAAAAAAATTGAAATTAATAGAAACTAATAGAAATTTATGGAAATTTGTTGTTTTCCACAATCAATTTCTACCTATTTCTATAAATTTCAATCTATATTCTATTATCTTATCTCCATATCACTCTTATCCCCTTTCTTA
The nucleotide sequence above comes from bacterium. Encoded proteins:
- a CDS encoding type II toxin-antitoxin system PemK/MazF family toxin, whose protein sequence is MMNYKFGEVVLIDFPQSSNGYRKRRSALVILDIGDADIILAPITTKERYAQGDYKLRDWPSTELLRESWVRLAKIACLEKNNITRRLGQLTDHDKNMIATLWQKLYTF